A window from Pseudomonas frederiksbergensis encodes these proteins:
- a CDS encoding ribonucleotide-diphosphate reductase subunit beta has product MLSWDEFDKEDSGETVVKGANAGHATEANMDRLDTAGGVAAQEARAVTASDSAAIARAKAALDNLDIAEGLAELEGASARVAVDEKRMINCRADLNQLVPFKYDWAWQKYLDGCANHWMPQEVNMTADIALWKDPEGLTDDERRIVMRNLGFFSTADSLVANNLVLAVYRLITNPECRQYILRQAFEEAIHTHAYQYCIESLAMDEGEIFNMYHEIPSVAKKATWGLKYTRSISDPKFETGTVETDKELLRNLIAYYCVLEGIFFYCGFTQILSMGRRNKMTGVAEQFQYILRDESMHLNFGIDVINQIKIENPHLWDAEMKEEASQMILQGTQLEIEYARDTMPRGVLGMNAAMMEDYLKFIANRRLSQIGLKEEYPGTTNPFPWMSEIMDLKKEKNFFETRVIEYQTGGALSWD; this is encoded by the coding sequence ATGCTGAGCTGGGACGAATTCGACAAAGAAGACAGCGGCGAAACCGTTGTAAAAGGCGCCAACGCTGGCCACGCAACTGAAGCCAACATGGACCGCCTCGACACCGCCGGTGGCGTCGCGGCTCAAGAAGCCCGCGCTGTAACCGCGTCCGACTCCGCCGCAATCGCCCGTGCAAAAGCTGCCCTGGACAACCTCGACATCGCCGAAGGCCTCGCCGAACTCGAAGGCGCCTCCGCCCGTGTGGCCGTCGACGAAAAGCGCATGATCAACTGCCGCGCCGACCTTAACCAACTCGTACCCTTCAAGTACGACTGGGCCTGGCAGAAGTACCTGGACGGTTGCGCAAACCACTGGATGCCGCAAGAAGTCAACATGACCGCCGACATCGCCCTCTGGAAAGACCCGGAAGGCCTGACCGACGACGAGCGCCGCATCGTCATGCGCAACCTCGGCTTCTTCTCCACCGCCGACTCCCTGGTTGCCAACAACCTGGTGCTGGCCGTGTACCGCCTGATCACCAACCCGGAATGCCGCCAGTACATCCTGCGCCAGGCCTTCGAAGAGGCGATCCACACCCACGCCTACCAGTACTGCATCGAATCGTTGGCCATGGATGAAGGCGAGATCTTCAACATGTACCACGAGATCCCATCGGTCGCGAAAAAAGCCACCTGGGGCCTCAAATACACCCGTTCGATCTCCGATCCGAAGTTCGAAACCGGCACCGTCGAAACCGACAAAGAGTTGCTGCGCAACCTGATCGCCTACTACTGCGTTCTGGAAGGCATCTTCTTCTACTGCGGCTTCACCCAGATCCTCTCCATGGGCCGCCGCAACAAAATGACCGGCGTCGCCGAGCAGTTCCAATACATCCTGCGCGACGAATCCATGCACCTGAACTTCGGCATCGACGTGATCAACCAGATCAAAATCGAAAACCCACACTTGTGGGACGCTGAAATGAAGGAAGAAGCTTCGCAGATGATTCTGCAGGGCACTCAGCTGGAAATCGAATACGCACGGGATACCATGCCTCGTGGGGTGTTGGGCATGAACGCAGCGATGATGGAGGACTACCTGAAGTTCATCGCTAACCGTCGTCTGTCGCAGATTGGGTTGAAGGAAGAGTACCCAGGGACGACTAACCCGTTCCCTTGGATGAGCGAGATTATGGACTTGAAGAAAGAGAAGAACTTCTTTGAGACTCGGGTTATTGAGTATCAGACTGGTGGGGCGTTGAGCTGGGATTGA
- a CDS encoding HNH endonuclease, with amino-acid sequence MDTEKSNSDWSDVEIQAAVDAYLSMLSREQSGQKVVKTEENRILREGALAGRTKGSVEFRMQNISTVLEELGRARIAGYKPAKNVGANVARSIREALNAPSTLTPEDFAPTADEATLERRSAKLEKQPIKDVPKGIERPEQTQSSGKSYVRDPEVRAWVRQQANGRCEGCGEPAPFEKDGRPFLEVHHVKHLAQDGSDRPSNAVALCPNCHRRCHHSGDRDEFTASLFQKVERLKFE; translated from the coding sequence ATGGACACGGAAAAGAGCAACAGCGATTGGAGTGACGTGGAGATTCAGGCTGCGGTTGATGCCTATCTCAGCATGTTGTCCCGCGAGCAGAGTGGTCAGAAAGTCGTTAAGACTGAGGAGAACCGCATCCTGCGTGAGGGAGCCTTAGCCGGACGGACCAAAGGGTCGGTTGAGTTTCGGATGCAGAACATCTCTACCGTGCTGGAGGAGTTGGGTCGAGCTCGCATTGCGGGCTACAAACCCGCCAAGAATGTCGGCGCCAATGTAGCGCGAAGCATTCGAGAAGCGCTCAACGCTCCAAGTACTTTGACACCTGAGGATTTTGCCCCGACGGCGGACGAGGCAACGCTGGAAAGGCGATCTGCCAAACTTGAAAAACAACCGATTAAAGACGTGCCGAAAGGGATTGAGAGACCAGAACAGACTCAGTCCAGCGGAAAATCTTATGTTCGCGATCCTGAGGTAAGAGCTTGGGTTCGCCAACAGGCTAACGGTAGATGCGAAGGCTGTGGCGAGCCTGCTCCGTTTGAAAAGGATGGCAGGCCGTTTCTTGAGGTCCATCACGTTAAGCATTTGGCACAGGACGGTTCGGATCGGCCAAGCAATGCCGTGGCGCTGTGTCCGAACTGTCATCGACGTTGTCACCATTCCGGTGACCGGGATGAGTTCACTGCCTCACTGTTTCAGAAGGTGGAACGGTTGAAGTTTGAGTGA
- a CDS encoding aspartate carbamoyltransferase, whose protein sequence is MDHSNDAQRQAEVAGRSKDVMPFSLAATTHVFTKTAEGGIQQVVVKKPADAAQVQWVRQHLQDIRERFLKGDFSGPAHIHGQDMPGLADLKAAKPGQMAITYKDIEDGAELAFKTSDPALIAALHQWFDAQLSDHGKDAMEGDAHHSEMMNK, encoded by the coding sequence ATGGATCATTCGAACGACGCGCAACGGCAAGCCGAGGTTGCAGGTCGCAGCAAGGATGTCATGCCGTTCAGCCTCGCAGCGACGACCCATGTCTTCACCAAGACCGCTGAAGGCGGCATTCAGCAAGTGGTCGTCAAAAAGCCTGCGGATGCTGCCCAAGTGCAGTGGGTTCGCCAGCACCTTCAAGACATCCGCGAGCGGTTTCTCAAGGGCGACTTCTCAGGTCCGGCGCACATCCATGGCCAAGACATGCCTGGCCTGGCAGACCTGAAAGCCGCCAAGCCTGGGCAAATGGCGATCACCTACAAAGACATCGAAGATGGCGCCGAATTGGCCTTCAAGACCTCGGATCCAGCCTTGATAGCGGCGCTTCACCAGTGGTTTGATGCCCAGCTTTCCGACCATGGCAAGGACGCGATGGAAGGAGACGCACATCATAGCGAGATGATGAACAAGTGA
- the arsA gene encoding arsenical pump-driving ATPase — protein sequence MQSTIKLLDQPTQYMFFTGKGGVGKTSVSTAVSIALADAGKKVLLVSTDAASNLDEMLGVELSNQPVAVPNVPGMFVLNIDPGTAAIDYRARVVEQMGAQTSDQDIALVREQLSGACTTEIATFDEFSHLLSQGGAAYDHVVFDTAPTGHTLRLLSLPKAWSGFLEGNDRGASCLGPHSGLKMQEQLFNQALAALNNPALTTVVLVARPDKGALGEAARSSDELRELGLENQRLVVNAVFKRSDLNDPIAAAIEAIGQQALDEMPTSLRQLSADYISLKAVDSVGLPALRSLLSPELARPTTAATQARSPLEHHTLSELVAELANDERGLIMVMGKGGVGKTTIAAAIALGLVQHGKSVHLSTTDPAAHLAVTLNADVQGLDVGRIDPKVETQKYVDKIVASRAPTLTDDEIALLIEDLRSPCTEEVAVFHAFSRVVAQARTSFVVLDTAPTGHSLLLMDATGAYHRQMVREFKGDSDHIVTPLMRLQDAHYTKIILVTLPEATPVSQAAALQDDLRRAKIEPFAWVVNKSLLATDTDDPLLRARLDSERKQMARVAGQTSHDVIVVPWTAEPPVGVAALKRLLD from the coding sequence ATGCAGTCCACCATCAAACTGCTCGATCAGCCCACCCAATATATGTTCTTCACTGGCAAGGGCGGGGTTGGCAAAACGTCGGTTTCCACTGCGGTATCAATCGCCTTGGCTGATGCAGGCAAGAAGGTGCTGCTGGTTAGCACAGACGCGGCCTCTAACCTTGATGAGATGCTCGGTGTCGAGCTGAGCAATCAGCCTGTAGCGGTGCCGAACGTGCCTGGAATGTTCGTGCTCAACATCGACCCCGGGACCGCTGCCATCGACTACCGGGCCCGGGTGGTCGAGCAAATGGGCGCCCAGACCAGCGATCAAGATATTGCTCTGGTGCGAGAGCAACTCTCGGGAGCATGCACGACCGAAATCGCAACGTTCGATGAGTTCTCCCACCTCCTGTCACAGGGGGGCGCGGCCTATGATCATGTCGTGTTCGATACCGCGCCCACGGGGCACACGCTCAGGCTGTTGAGCCTGCCCAAAGCGTGGAGCGGATTTTTGGAAGGCAATGATCGTGGTGCGTCATGCCTGGGGCCGCACTCGGGGTTGAAAATGCAGGAGCAGCTTTTCAATCAGGCGTTGGCGGCGCTGAACAATCCAGCCCTGACCACCGTTGTGCTAGTGGCTCGCCCTGACAAAGGCGCACTGGGCGAGGCTGCGCGTTCCTCCGACGAGCTCCGTGAGTTGGGTCTGGAAAACCAGCGTTTAGTGGTGAACGCTGTGTTCAAACGCAGCGACTTGAATGACCCGATCGCAGCCGCCATCGAAGCGATCGGCCAGCAGGCGCTCGACGAGATGCCCACGTCGCTGCGCCAGCTTTCAGCCGACTACATTTCGCTCAAGGCTGTAGATTCCGTTGGCTTGCCCGCGCTCCGCAGTCTGCTTTCCCCGGAACTTGCCAGGCCAACAACGGCTGCAACACAAGCGCGCTCACCCCTGGAACATCACACCCTCTCGGAACTGGTTGCCGAGCTTGCAAATGACGAGCGCGGGTTGATCATGGTCATGGGCAAAGGGGGAGTAGGCAAAACCACCATTGCCGCCGCCATCGCCCTGGGCCTGGTACAGCACGGCAAGTCCGTGCACCTGAGCACCACGGACCCTGCGGCGCATCTGGCGGTGACCCTCAACGCCGATGTGCAAGGGCTCGACGTTGGCCGCATCGACCCCAAGGTCGAGACCCAAAAATACGTGGACAAGATCGTCGCCTCCCGCGCGCCGACCCTGACGGACGATGAAATAGCCTTGCTCATCGAGGATCTACGATCCCCCTGCACCGAAGAGGTCGCGGTCTTCCACGCGTTCTCCCGCGTGGTTGCTCAAGCCAGAACGTCGTTCGTGGTGCTGGACACCGCCCCCACGGGTCACTCACTGCTACTGATGGATGCCACAGGCGCCTATCACCGCCAGATGGTTCGGGAATTCAAAGGCGACTCGGACCACATCGTCACGCCTTTGATGCGCCTGCAAGATGCGCACTACACCAAAATCATCCTGGTGACGCTGCCCGAAGCCACACCGGTGTCTCAGGCGGCAGCACTGCAGGATGACTTGCGCAGGGCCAAAATCGAACCGTTTGCCTGGGTGGTCAATAAGTCTCTATTGGCCACAGACACCGATGACCCGCTGCTGCGAGCGCGCCTGGACAGTGAGCGCAAGCAGATGGCGCGGGTTGCAGGCCAAACCAGCCACGATGTCATCGTGGTGCCCTGGACGGCGGAGCCACCTGTTGGGGTCGCAGCGCTGAAGCGCCTGTTGGATTGA
- a CDS encoding DUF6933 domain-containing protein yields the protein MWIFNCTEAASNFFSRVHKGKKISPVDKPPSSVIEDDVPDESAEQWLVHAVTVQRKHVLYVIHVKTRYCMIFADAKKADIVGFVQRFSERWINGVIQHAGQHDILHWFNDELIAERFQESCREYVFYKRGHRGAQKHINDIAWVFEGCAAEQGSLPPDEFSAGRFDADMNNYLRGGKEHKDYFFPDEEMIVHWLSRYGGLDELGIQAARERHKEAKREIREAVRQLNLEAQ from the coding sequence ATGTGGATCTTCAATTGCACCGAAGCGGCAAGTAACTTCTTCAGCCGCGTGCACAAGGGTAAAAAAATCAGCCCGGTGGACAAACCGCCATCGTCCGTCATTGAAGATGATGTGCCTGATGAGTCAGCGGAACAGTGGCTGGTTCACGCCGTCACTGTTCAACGCAAGCATGTGTTGTACGTCATTCACGTAAAAACTCGTTATTGCATGATTTTTGCGGACGCGAAAAAAGCGGACATCGTAGGTTTCGTTCAACGTTTTTCCGAGCGTTGGATAAACGGCGTGATTCAGCATGCGGGGCAACACGACATACTTCATTGGTTCAACGATGAACTGATAGCGGAGCGATTCCAAGAGAGTTGTCGCGAGTACGTGTTTTACAAGCGCGGACATCGCGGTGCGCAGAAACACATCAATGACATCGCCTGGGTGTTTGAGGGATGTGCCGCCGAACAAGGTTCTTTACCCCCCGACGAGTTCTCGGCAGGCCGCTTCGATGCCGACATGAACAACTACCTGAGAGGTGGTAAAGAGCATAAGGATTACTTCTTCCCGGATGAGGAAATGATCGTTCACTGGTTAAGCCGTTACGGCGGCCTTGATGAGCTTGGCATACAAGCAGCCCGTGAGCGGCACAAGGAAGCGAAACGGGAGATTCGGGAGGCCGTAAGGCAGCTTAATCTCGAAGCGCAATGA
- a CDS encoding sulfite exporter TauE/SafE family protein, whose product MFYLLLALFGCMTGVTAVLFGFGGGFVVVPLLYRMLMASHGTDDPVSQSAMHIAVATSTCVMIVNAAIATGKHCRAGNLIRHYLWPLGGFIGVGAVVGAVAAMWASGEVIRYAFIAYLGVTIADCLLRRGFLTAPDTAIPRRLGRAEVSGGGVGIGTIATFLGVGGSVMTVPLLRRCGLSMSQATSMANPLSLPVALAGTLTYMAMAGFTEFDLGPWFVGYVDVMAFAVLTVGSLVGIRLATPWIGRIPDRMHARVYVGLLVLVMLGMWVK is encoded by the coding sequence ATGTTCTATCTTCTGCTGGCACTCTTCGGCTGCATGACCGGCGTCACCGCAGTGCTGTTCGGCTTCGGCGGCGGTTTCGTCGTCGTGCCATTGCTGTACCGCATGCTCATGGCCAGCCACGGCACAGACGACCCCGTCAGCCAATCGGCGATGCACATTGCCGTGGCAACCTCGACCTGCGTGATGATCGTCAACGCAGCGATCGCCACCGGAAAACACTGCCGCGCCGGTAATCTCATTCGTCATTACCTGTGGCCGTTGGGCGGGTTTATCGGCGTGGGCGCGGTAGTGGGCGCCGTCGCGGCGATGTGGGCCAGTGGCGAGGTGATCCGCTATGCCTTCATCGCGTACCTGGGCGTGACCATCGCGGATTGCCTGTTGCGACGCGGCTTTCTTACAGCGCCAGACACCGCCATCCCACGGCGATTGGGAAGGGCAGAAGTGTCTGGCGGCGGTGTAGGAATCGGCACCATCGCCACGTTTCTCGGCGTAGGCGGCAGCGTCATGACCGTGCCGTTGTTGCGGCGTTGTGGGTTGAGCATGTCCCAGGCGACGTCCATGGCCAATCCGCTAAGTTTGCCCGTGGCGCTGGCCGGGACGCTGACTTACATGGCCATGGCTGGGTTTACCGAGTTTGATCTTGGGCCGTGGTTTGTTGGCTATGTGGATGTGATGGCGTTTGCGGTGTTGACGGTGGGGTCGCTGGTGGGGATTCGGTTGGCCACGCCGTGGATTGGGCGGATACCGGATCGAATGCATGCGCGGGTGTATGTTGGTTTACTGGTTTTGGTGATGCTGGGTATGTGGGTCAAGTGA
- a CDS encoding AraC family transcriptional regulator: protein MRNVSIDLLDHTPRPVVAIGTDYSHGHLLPRHTHRRAQLLYGATGVMQVSTHDGSWVVPPQRAVWIPPGVAHEVLMLGVSTRSVYIEPGAVDLGDRCQVISVSPLMRHLLMEAVEIPLAYDERGRDGTLIGLLLHELARSTHLPLHIPLPVDARLLALCQGFVQQPDAHQSPQQWADHLHISLRTFNRLFRQQTGLSFSQWRQRACVVLALARLVVGEPVTRIALDSGYDSPAAFSTMFRRVLGQAPTNWLDGTR from the coding sequence ATGCGCAATGTTTCGATTGATCTGCTGGACCACACGCCACGGCCGGTGGTGGCCATCGGTACTGATTATTCCCACGGCCATTTGTTGCCTCGTCATACACATCGGCGGGCGCAATTGTTGTACGGCGCCACGGGGGTAATGCAGGTGAGCACGCACGACGGCAGTTGGGTGGTGCCGCCGCAGCGGGCGGTGTGGATTCCGCCGGGAGTGGCGCATGAAGTGCTGATGCTGGGGGTGAGCACGCGCAGTGTGTACATCGAGCCGGGGGCGGTGGATCTGGGGGATCGTTGTCAGGTGATCAGCGTTTCGCCGTTGATGCGGCATTTGCTGATGGAGGCGGTGGAGATCCCGCTGGCGTATGACGAGCGCGGGCGCGACGGTACGCTGATCGGCTTGCTGCTGCATGAACTGGCGCGCAGCACTCACCTGCCGTTGCACATTCCCCTGCCCGTCGATGCGCGGCTGCTCGCGTTGTGCCAGGGCTTTGTGCAGCAGCCCGACGCTCATCAGTCGCCACAGCAATGGGCCGATCATTTGCATATCAGCCTGCGAACTTTCAATCGCCTGTTCCGCCAACAGACGGGCCTGAGCTTCAGCCAATGGCGCCAGCGAGCCTGCGTGGTACTGGCGCTGGCGCGGCTGGTGGTGGGAGAACCGGTGACGCGCATTGCCCTGGATTCTGGCTATGACAGCCCGGCCGCGTTTTCCACGATGTTCCGCCGCGTGCTGGGACAGGCGCCAACGAACTGGCTGGACGGGACGAGATAG
- a CDS encoding helix-turn-helix transcriptional regulator — MASLAMKITLERIALFQFTPAHSAQARAMLGWSVEELSRQSGVSVDAIQRFEDERDVLDVTRLALAYRFESEGLVFFPGFAPGRGMNVKGSTPDPVGRADYAMVE, encoded by the coding sequence ATGGCCTCTCTTGCGATGAAAATCACCCTGGAACGTATCGCCCTTTTCCAGTTCACCCCCGCGCATAGCGCTCAGGCCCGAGCAATGCTGGGGTGGAGTGTGGAGGAACTGTCTCGGCAATCCGGGGTTTCGGTGGACGCGATTCAGCGATTTGAGGATGAACGCGATGTGCTGGATGTTACGCGGCTGGCGTTGGCTTATCGGTTTGAATCGGAGGGGTTGGTGTTCTTCCCGGGGTTTGCGCCGGGTAGAGGGATGAATGTGAAAGGGTCGACGCCTGATCCGGTGGGGCGGGCGGATTATGCGATGGTTGAGTGA
- a CDS encoding type II toxin-antitoxin system RelE/ParE family toxin, with amino-acid sequence MSTRKSLLWVSSSKKDLKQMPADVQDVFGHALDLAQSGAKHPDAKPLKGFGGAGVLEMVDDFNTNTYRAVYTVRFGNAIYVLHCFQKKSTTGITTTQCDVDLIRKRLQAAQDHAKGSGND; translated from the coding sequence ATGAGTACAAGGAAGTCACTCCTGTGGGTTAGCAGCAGCAAGAAAGACCTCAAGCAAATGCCCGCAGATGTACAAGATGTTTTTGGTCATGCACTAGATCTGGCACAAAGCGGTGCAAAACATCCCGACGCGAAGCCTCTAAAGGGTTTTGGAGGTGCAGGTGTGCTTGAGATGGTGGATGACTTCAATACGAACACCTATCGCGCCGTTTATACCGTTCGTTTTGGTAATGCCATTTATGTTCTGCACTGCTTTCAGAAGAAGTCGACTACGGGTATCACAACCACGCAGTGCGACGTCGATTTGATCAGAAAGAGACTTCAAGCGGCGCAGGATCACGCAAAAGGATCAGGAAATGATTGA
- a CDS encoding helix-turn-helix domain-containing protein, whose translation MIEIEESSGNVYEDLGTPNANEMRVKSQLAAKIGEIIKARHLTQVQASEILGLSQPKLSEMLRGKFRGISEAKMMECLSLLGRDVQIVIKSAPRSRKEGRIEVVFA comes from the coding sequence ATGATTGAAATCGAAGAGAGCAGCGGGAACGTCTATGAAGACCTCGGGACGCCCAACGCCAATGAAATGCGAGTCAAATCGCAATTGGCGGCCAAAATTGGCGAGATCATCAAGGCTCGCCATTTGACCCAAGTTCAAGCGTCTGAAATCTTGGGCCTGTCTCAACCCAAGCTTTCCGAGATGTTGCGCGGAAAGTTTCGAGGTATCAGTGAAGCAAAGATGATGGAATGCCTTTCATTGCTCGGACGTGACGTGCAGATCGTGATCAAGTCAGCCCCCCGATCACGAAAAGAGGGCCGTATTGAGGTGGTTTTCGCTTAA
- a CDS encoding MBL fold metallo-hydrolase, whose translation MATSTSPSDNASTPEASRQAEGFFRNHALVKREGFRKTLRIMWNMIFHKPRNTRPTAPVPVQTLTQAALIAAPNHSVYRLGHSTVLLKLRDKFWITDPVFADRASPVQWAGPKRFHQPPISLEELPPIESVILSHDHYDHLDYQAVLKLADKAKYFLTPLGVGDTLIKWGIDASKIRQLDWWQGTEVDGIQFIATPSQHFSGRGLFDGNSTLWASWVMIDGDTRIFFSGDSGYFDGFKRIGEQYGPFDLTLMETGAYNVEWPHVHMQPEQTLQAHIDLKGRWLLPIHNGTFDLSMHAWYEPFDRILALAWERNVSITTPQMGQAFNLMYPQRGCAWWSEMENVGDQVEPQNA comes from the coding sequence ATGGCCACTTCAACTTCCCCCTCGGATAACGCTTCTACGCCGGAAGCTTCCCGTCAGGCAGAAGGGTTCTTTCGAAACCATGCGCTGGTAAAACGCGAAGGCTTTCGCAAAACCCTGCGCATCATGTGGAACATGATCTTCCACAAACCGCGTAACACCCGCCCGACAGCACCTGTCCCGGTGCAAACCCTGACTCAGGCAGCGTTGATCGCCGCCCCCAACCACAGCGTTTACCGCCTCGGTCATTCCACCGTACTGCTGAAACTGCGGGACAAGTTCTGGATCACCGACCCGGTCTTCGCCGACCGCGCCTCACCCGTGCAATGGGCCGGCCCCAAGCGCTTTCACCAACCGCCGATCAGCCTCGAAGAACTGCCACCGATTGAATCAGTGATCCTGTCCCACGATCACTACGACCACCTCGACTATCAAGCGGTGCTCAAACTGGCGGACAAGGCCAAGTACTTTCTCACACCACTGGGCGTCGGAGACACCTTGATCAAATGGGGCATCGACGCCAGCAAAATCCGGCAACTGGACTGGTGGCAGGGCACTGAGGTCGACGGTATTCAGTTCATCGCCACACCTTCGCAGCACTTTTCCGGTCGCGGTCTGTTCGATGGCAACAGCACGCTGTGGGCCTCGTGGGTAATGATCGATGGTGACACGCGAATCTTCTTCAGCGGCGACAGCGGTTATTTTGACGGCTTCAAACGCATCGGCGAACAGTACGGCCCGTTCGACCTGACACTCATGGAAACCGGAGCCTACAACGTTGAGTGGCCGCATGTGCACATGCAGCCAGAGCAAACCTTGCAAGCGCACATCGACCTTAAAGGTCGCTGGTTATTGCCGATCCACAACGGCACGTTCGATTTGTCGATGCACGCCTGGTACGAACCTTTCGACCGCATTCTGGCGTTGGCCTGGGAGCGGAATGTGTCGATTACTACGCCGCAGATGGGGCAGGCGTTTAATCTGATGTATCCGCAGCGGGGTTGCGCTTGGTGGTCGGAGATGGAAAACGTTGGCGATCAGGTGGAGCCTCAGAACGCATAG
- a CDS encoding TetR/AcrR family transcriptional regulator: MTAPQRLTDRKREAIIQAAIAEFRANGFDITSMDKIAATAGVSKRTVYNHFPSKEELFAEILNQLWARVTAEQETPYRPDVPLREQMRQMLMAKMQMLGDDNFLDLARVAIAATIHSPERAQNMVARMGEREEGLTMWIRAAQADGRLKPVAPEFAAQQIQGMLKSFAFWPQISMGLPGLSAEMQTTVVESALDMFLACYQL; encoded by the coding sequence ATGACAGCTCCACAGCGTCTCACTGACCGAAAACGCGAAGCCATCATTCAGGCGGCGATTGCCGAATTCCGTGCCAACGGTTTCGACATCACCAGCATGGACAAGATCGCCGCCACCGCCGGCGTGTCGAAGCGCACGGTGTACAACCATTTCCCCAGCAAGGAAGAATTGTTCGCCGAAATCCTCAATCAATTGTGGGCGCGGGTGACGGCAGAACAGGAAACGCCCTACCGCCCTGACGTGCCGCTGCGCGAGCAGATGCGCCAGATGCTGATGGCAAAAATGCAGATGCTGGGCGATGACAATTTTCTCGACCTGGCGCGAGTGGCCATCGCCGCCACCATCCATTCCCCCGAGCGCGCGCAGAATATGGTCGCCCGAATGGGTGAGCGCGAAGAAGGCCTGACCATGTGGATCCGCGCTGCCCAGGCCGATGGCCGTTTGAAACCGGTCGCCCCCGAATTCGCCGCACAACAGATTCAGGGGATGCTCAAATCCTTTGCGTTCTGGCCACAGATTTCCATGGGGCTGCCCGGCTTGTCTGCGGAAATGCAGACCACTGTTGTGGAGTCGGCGCTGGACATGTTTCTGGCCTGCTATCAGCTCTGA
- a CDS encoding DUF1003 domain-containing protein → MTTTTSGTKPAPAPVDHLRFHRPHAHLAPTFGNDKFALRAEAFARFFGTPTFLGAQTLIVVVWICLNLFGVAHFDLYPFILLNLAFSLQAAYAAPLILLAQTRQAARDKAQSEADALHREALAVANSERQAQAAQNTAQLLELLEQNTRLTEMTKALTERIESLTSEMHQHFVRKDQPKV, encoded by the coding sequence ATGACCACCACGACTTCCGGCACCAAACCCGCCCCCGCCCCAGTTGACCACCTGCGCTTTCATCGCCCCCACGCCCACCTGGCGCCTACCTTTGGCAATGACAAGTTTGCACTGCGCGCCGAGGCCTTCGCGCGGTTCTTTGGCACGCCGACCTTTCTCGGGGCGCAGACGCTGATCGTTGTGGTATGGATTTGCCTCAACCTGTTCGGCGTGGCCCACTTCGATCTCTACCCGTTCATCCTGCTCAACCTCGCCTTCAGCCTTCAAGCGGCTTATGCCGCGCCGCTGATCCTGCTGGCCCAGACCCGCCAGGCAGCACGCGACAAAGCCCAATCTGAAGCCGATGCGCTGCACCGCGAAGCACTGGCCGTCGCCAACAGTGAGCGCCAGGCACAAGCGGCGCAGAACACCGCGCAACTGCTGGAGTTACTCGAGCAAAACACTCGGCTCACCGAAATGACCAAGGCCCTCACCGAACGCATCGAAAGCCTGACCTCGGAAATGCATCAGCACTTCGTGCGCAAGGATCAGCCGAAGGTTTAG